The DNA region ATCTAAAGAGCTTCACTGAATGAGTTTCTTTCATCTCTGTAAAGATGTCAATTAGAAATGAATtttaaaaatcatgataaaatCATAATCTAAAAATTGAAGTTCTTGTATATTGATACGACCAACATTTACAACAtgcataaaaaaattgaaattcttgAATACATAAATCATAATCTAAACTCACGACTATGACGATTCTGTGTGTCAAGTACCAACTCCAATCCTCATTATCCGCCCCGGACGGAGTTTTGATCTGAGGTTGCCCTACCCAATCTCTGCTACTCCAATCTACAACACAATCAAAAGAATTCTATCAATCTCTCTCATTACACTTGCACCGAGTCTGTCCGATCCATTGCATCGTCAAATGATGGTTTTAGACAATCTGGTTTGCTCGTTTACCCCTCCAGAAAATTAGTAAGATACAATCTGGTATCATGTCCCAATGCTTCAACTATGCAAGAGGCGTTTTTCGCCAATAAAGAGTCTATAACTTGCATGAGGCCCCTCAGATGTGTCTCGTAAATTGACGCGCCAGCCCATGGCTTTTCCGATTGCTTGAAGTTCATTCATGACAGAAATTGAGTCACGGATGTATGCACGACCACCAGGTCTTAGCATCCGGTCCATCTCAAGCATGATTGTGGAGATATCACATCTGTTATAAATGTATGAATCAAATCAGGCTTTacagaaagaacaaaaaaggtGTAAAACCGCCACTTTACCCCCAATGCATCTCACTCCCACCCCCAAGAACAAACATCAAATTAATGGAATGAAAACTTTAAATCAAACAATCAAGCATCATCATGGTGTTAAAACTCAACCTCAAGCCAAtggaacaaaaagaaagaatgtATGTAGGATGATCCCGACAAACCAAATGTAATTCTGCATTTCATTTCTTTTCCGGTCATGATTAACTATTACtgaacaagagagagccttTCCATTTTCCCAACCTTTATATTAACAACTTATCAGAAGTTAAATCCAACACTGTTCTAGAGTACTTTGTTTCAAATTAATCATAACTACTAATATTTTGAATATTGGTTCTCGGTAAAATGTAACTCCCCTAATTAAGCAAATATTCTTGTGCGGTATCATCTAAAGCACACAAGGACAAGATAGTGATGGGAAATATATAAAACTcattaaataatgaaaattttcagatTGGAGggtaagagaaagaagagaaggggAGAGATCACCTTTTTTTCTCAATAGAGAAAAGGCTGGCTGCATGCAATAAATCGTATGTCCGTGGGTATGTATCAAATGGTTCACACCTGATACATATAATGCTAATGAATAACTTTTAAACCAACTGAACTTATTATAagcagaaaacaaagaaaaacagtTGGTAATGTACCAGTCATGCATTACTCCAATGAGTCCACGGTCATATATAACAGGTAATGTGTTGGGGCCGCTAACAGGAACCACATTCATAACCCAGCAATTTAAATCATGTTCAATTAGTGCAGCTGCAAATCTGCCCACCAATTAAGAGACCAGAAGCAATGAGAAAAATTTAGCAAAAAAATAGAAACGGAAGACCAGTAGAGCACAAGATAAATACATTACCCTCCAAAGCCAGCTCTCATGTCCATTACGTTTCTTAATCTAAACTTCTTCCATTTTAAACCACGAACATAACCTCCAACTAACTCATGGCAATATCTGGATTCTGCTTTAAATAGCTCCTTTCTGGATATAAAGGCATCAATTTGTATGCTCTGAAGCCTATCAGGGGGAGTTTGCAAACGGTCCGGCCATGCTGTGACATTTGTTCCATAGCCATTTTCAGGAAGTCTTGTGATGCATGCCTTCAGATCAACATACCTGCctcataatacaataaataccGTAACCTTATAGAACAAGAGGCAAGTCCTCTACGTGCACATGAAAgctcttttgaaataaaacaatacaATTATCCGcagaaataaacttaaactatgAAACTAGACCTCAAAGAAATGGTATTTCATTCagaactaaaaacaaaatataaaagggaGTCCAACATTTTCAAAGAGTTCTTTACAGGTTTATTCCAATTTTATCTCCAATTAAAAGTATGTATGGCTTTAATGCAAAGGAAGGTGGTAGGAGGGAAAACAGTTGGTATGCATTTAATTAATATCTGAGTTTGATGAACAACCTATCTTACTTCAGAAAATTATCAAACATTGTTAAGAGAGGAATCACGGACATACCAAACTTTGTCTGGGTCATCACTTGGATCACATAATGGAGGTTTGGTTCCTTCATCCCGATTTAGATAGCAGCTGTTGTTAACCGGCTTTTTCCATATTGCAACATAGCCCTGCTTTGACACCAATTCCCAGCAAAGCCGCGTGGTGAGGTTAAGCATCtctggaaaaggaaaaaaagaaaaaagattttatttttcccaGGCCCAGACATGATTGCTAAACCAACATAGAGGATATACTCTTGTCGGGTCATGGACCAAAAATTAGGTTGCTTCTATTAAACCAGTGATGTTATCAAACAAGAAGTTAGTACACAAGGTTTAATTGTTTCCCAGGTCCAAATATGATTACTAAACCCTTGTGCCCACTTCTCTTCTCGATCCTTCCACATTCTTGAAACTGGGGACAGAGTCATATATTATGCCTAAAGGACAGCTAGACTGGAAATTTTCGTGTGCACCAAACAGCATTGTTTAACGAAGATGGTGCTTTGCTGCAGTGGCGGAAAGCAATCGTGTGCACCAAACagcattgttgttgttgtacagtCAAACAGAAATGATAGGTTATAGTTTTTTGTGGGATAGAGAATTGATTAAGTGGAGGCACAAAATGTTGTTTTGCTCTCGATTCATCTGGGTCAGGAAATGCTAATACAAAAACTGCAGAACTTTCAAACACTAACCAGCAATCAATACACTAAAAAGTTTCACCAAACACTAAAAAGTTTCACCAAACAAATCTTTCGCAGTAATACCTTGCCACTGCTCCTCTAGAACTTCTTCATGCTTATAAACTGGCTGTGCTGCCCAAGCAAAGTATCCTCCTGCCCTGAGCATCCTATTAACCTCAAGCAACAATATGCCATCTTCAAAACAAAGAAGTGAACGAGGTAAAGAAAACACAATCAGAAGATATCCCCCTACCTAAGTGACCATCATGTAACTAAGGCAGTTCActggaaaataaaaagttaaataTAAGTTTTGCATACCATCACGAGTCCAGTTAATCCTACATCGTGAGCAATGTATCAGGTCAAATGCCTGACTTGGGTACAATAAACGGTGAGTTGCAAATGCTGCTACCATTGCAGGCACACCGCGCTCAAGAGCAAATTGAATCTGGTTCTCATGGACGTCTTTAGGTGCAACTGACATAGTAAGGACATCTCGCGACAGCAGATACGCACCAAAACTCGCAACACCACATCCGACATCCAAAACAACTCGGACATGCTGACCGAAGGTGATGTCTGGGACCGCCTGCACGATTTATACTATGATCATCAGAAAAAACAAGATATAACAGTAATCGAAAGCTCAAATTACACATTTCCCAATCACGTCGAAATTAAACAGTATTAACCTTAGAAATATCAGTCAAGTAACCATCTGCTCCATGTATAAACTGTGTACCACCTCCCGGAAACTTAAACTTGTTCTTCTGTCTGATAATCCAATTCTGACCCCCTTTATCTTCCACTAATTTTGTATGAGGTACGTTGAAGAACCAAACCTGCAATGAAGTGACATTTTCATTAACAAAGTTCGAAAAGATTAATGCTTTAATCTCAAAAACAAACACATACataataaaaactttaaaatctcCGAAATTACCTCATCCCGGCTTTTAGGCCATGGAATTGGGCTCTTGTAGCTCTTGGGCGCCGGAACCAAGCAATTCAAACCCCGACCAGCCTCCGGGCAATGCCGCTCAAACCGCTCGCCTTTCGCCGTGGATTTCAGCCTCTTAACCACCTCCACATTATCCAAACAAGGTATGTACTCGCTCATACTCTTCGGGCAGAGCTCGAACCTCTCCACACTCACCCGACCCGACCCGCTCCCCTCACTCTCCGCCACAGTCCCGTTCTGGCCGCCCCAATTCTCCACCACCTCATCGGGATCGAAATCCCCGACCTCGAAATCGTCAGACATGGTGCCATTCTCGTCGACGATCCCGAACCTCTGGACCACATCGGGCGGCGGCGGAGACGGAAGCAACGGGGGTGGAGCTAGGGTTTCGTTTATGAGGGCGGAGAGATTGAAAGGCTTGTCTAGGTTGGGCGAGACGGAGACGGCGGAGGGTGCTCGgctcgtggtggtggtgaagAAGAGTAGCTGCTGGGACCCATCGGACCAGTGCTTCCCGAAGTAGAAGAAGGTGACTGCCATCATCACAATTCCGCAAACTTTCAGGATCAACGGGATTCGCAGCCAATCGCCATTGCCCAAAATTGTCATGATTTAATTTTTGGGATAATTAGTTTAATTCGATTGGGCGGAATCGGAAGCGAAGAACGCCGTCGAAGCGAAACGAGACGCTGCGTTTTGGTGGGTTGAGGAATCGGAATTGGGGTGGTCTGAGAGTGAGAGTAGCGAGGATCTGAAGGTTGAGTGTCGGTGCGGTGTGGCCGAGGAAGAAGACGGACACTGTTTGACTGCTTGCCATTGTCACCGTCACCGACGGAGGTGTAAAATTATTTTGTGGAGGGAGTGTGAGATGGTGACACGTGTGCATTTGGAAGGAGGAAAaaaaggatttggatcctctcctaagctaatggagaggatcctcctgaccagttATCATGGGCCGTTTGATtgttatccaacggctacaaacaggaggtccctttaaagttataataattatagccgttggatttttatccaacggctcaTGATAACTGgttaggaggatcctctccattagctcatgagaggatccaaatccggaaaaaaatccaaacaaacTGTAAAAACAGATTAGTTTGCACTTTTTATGTTAATCATCTTCCTAATGTTAAATAAGCAAGGTGATGAACGCTAGGGCTGGCATTTTAAACCCGATCCGAcccaacccgacccgttaaaacTAATATTTGGGTAAGTGCTTAACGGATTGGGTTGTTAACGGGTCATTTTGGGTCAACCAACGAAACTCGTTAGCACCCGTTAAGAAggacttttgtgtaatttcataGTTGGAATAGAAAACCTAGCTCTTTCTGTTCTTTCACGTTCGAAACCGACTGAGTGGTTGCCATTCTCTCCCTCATCTTCATCCTCAAAGTTGGTTGTCGTTCACTAAGTTCTGCCACCCTCTCTTTGATAAGTTCTGATTCCCTTTCACCTCTTCTTTCATGGTGCTTTCTGTGTGTGATTGTGCTTTTGTTCTCTTCCTTCGCAAgttagatagagagagatctTCCCACTTCTTCATCCCATCACACACTCGATTCATACACACACAGATACATACGTTATTCTTCTATCATGGGTTTGATGGCGATTGAGGAGGAGAAGCAGGCGGTGGCCAAGCCCTTTGACGAATTGGGTTCTGATTATTCTGCAACCTATAGTTTCTTTTGCCTTTTGCCTTTTATGGGTCCTTTGTTGTTCACAAAATCAAGAATTGGTGGAGATAGATAGGGAATTTAAGAGAGAGATGCTCTTCTTGTTACTGATAAATTAGAAAGTGAATGATTGATTTTAATGCCATGGCTTTTCAGTTAATTGTATTTAAATGTATATGCGAAGGAGTTTTCTCACTTTAGATCATTGTGAACCCGACTCGTGATTAAACAGTAGTCCTACAAGTCTATCGTCTCTGCATGGATACTTGATTAATAAAGACAGGAATAGAGGAGGAGTAGTTGCTTTACCTGTTTATCCAAATGATGTAGTTCTTTGATCACCTTGTAGAAATTTTGTACTTATAATCTCATTTCTCCTTGTAGGTTTATATATATGAATAAAACCAAGTTTGTAGGTAATTAATGTTGAATTCATATTACTTCTTTCATTCATGTATCTAAAAAAGGCCTAGATTTAATTGAAAAGGTGTAAAAGAAACCGTAGGCTGCAGAAGTGTTAGTGCTATATTTCTGTGAAGTCAATCATTAATTCACTCTAGCCTGAGAGGTGTTCGTGCACGGGTCTTCCTTACTTTTTAACCCATTTTCTCATACTTATTGTTATTTATCGTCGGTGTTTGTGAGTGCATCAAATATACAAAGTGTTCAAAAGGGAGAAAAAATAAGTGTTTTGCTTGCGTTGCACAAGTAGGGTTGGCAGGTAGTAAAAGTGGGTTGAGACAAGATGTGCCTACTAGATGGAATTCAACATATACAATGTTGGATAGTGCTATTTTCTATCATCGTGCTTTTCTCAATTTGACACTTGTTGATTCTAATTTTagttcatgtccttcattggaAGAGTGGGATAAAATAGAGAAGATTTCCAATTTCCTGGGGTATTTTTATGAAGTTACTTGCTTATTTTCCAGAACAAATTACCTTACATCAAATTTGTTTTTCCCAAAAGTGTTCAAAGTCCATTATTGTATTCAAGATGCCATGAAAGATTGTGATGATTTCATGAGACGGATGGGGAATTATATGAATTTGAAGTTTGAAAAATATTGGTCAGAGTATAGTTTGATCCTTGCCGTTGCAGTGATTCTTGATCCTCGCTATAAATTGGAATTTGTAGAGTGGGGTTATAACAAGCTTTATGGTAAGGATTCCAGAGAGTTGAAGGATGTTAGTGGCACATTGTTTTCACTCTATGGTCGTTACATAGACAAGTTCTCTCATCTTCTTGTATCCAACTTAGTCAATCAAACTCCTACTCAAATAAAAGTTGGAGACAAACTTTTTGAGGTagtatttatatttgttattcctgtttttatactttttatatGCATCTTTATATTGTTCGTTGACGTCAttgtttctattttgtttttatatgtaGGAATTTGATAATATTTACCTAGATGGGTCAActtcaaattaaaaaactaaattaCATCTATATCTTGAAGAAAAGAGACTTGATAGAAAACAAGAGTTGGATATTCTTTCATGGTGGAAACTGGAGCAATTTCGTTATCTTGTACTTTCTCGTATGGCTTCTGATGTGTTAACAATTCCCATCTCAACTGTTGCCTCATAATCAGCATTTAGTATTAATGGTAGGGTGCTTGATCAATATCGAAGTTCTTTGTTGCATGAAACTGTTCAAGCCTTGCTATGTACTAGAGTCTGGCTTTTTGGCAAAGGAGgtaaattttatattactttgtattttttttcttacataaTAGATTATAATCGTTTtccttttttaacttttatgttTAGCTTCAGAGAAAGAGGGAGCTGACTTGGAAGAACTCATTGAATAAATTTTTGACATGAGCCTTAACGAAAACTCAGGACAATGCTCTAATAGTATTAGTCTTGATTAAGCATGGTATGTATTTTCACTTGTTCTTTTAAAGATATTTTATGTGATGTTTAATAATTAGGATGGATTGTGCAAGAGTAATGTCTGATTTTGTATACTTGCTCATTGCTCTTGATTTTGTGGGTGTGTTGTAGATTTTTGGGTGTTCGATATGCAAATTCTTTCTTGAAGTAGCGATGTAATTGGGTAGTACATCTTGGTGATGTTGAATACGGCATTGCCCCTTGACGTATAACTATGCTTCACATTTTGTAAAACCCTTATGGAGTTCTATTAATTAGTTGATTTGGAAGATTGtagtatgatatatatatatatatatatatatatatatatatatatatataaaatacatCTTGGTGATGTATATACCTCAATTATGAGACCCAAAGTCACAAATCTTAAGGTCACAATTTGCATTGAGAAGTAGGTTACTCGATTTTAGGTCGCGGTGCAAAACATTTGCAGAGTATGTACTTCAATCcccgcatatatatatatatatatatatataatgtttgtAATTTTAGGTAAAAGATGTGTAATTTGTATTGGAATGTAAAAtgttaaagaaaaaacaaaaaaaaattgttaacgggtgactTATTaggcttaacgggttgggtttggGTCATTCGTTAGCTTAACGGATTCGGTTCGGGTGACCTGTTAAATTAACGGAtcgggttgaacccgacccaaacccaataaacccgacccgtttacaggtctaatgAACGCCACCTTCACTTAATGacggtgagaaaaaaaaaatcccaaataaataaacaaatttaagatTTTGAGCAAATAAATAATCATCTAAATATCCATCACGTTGAATAAATGTTAAGGGGACTATCTAAAAGTATGACCCTCGTTAGATTATTTGCCACCTTATATTTTTTGCATAATGTTATATAATGTTGGCATGAGAATCATTAAACTATGAGATGATAGAGAGTTCATAGAATGTCTCACGTTGAGATAGTTCCCTTGATATTCCTCATGTTTCGAATGCAATGtacttaatttttaattttgtgtgtgttGTTCCAACTCTTGACATCCAGTCCTTTGAAACTGATCCACTTCCATTTCTACTTTACGTAAGCGAGTTCAGACTTTTTCCAACTAGTCTAGGGCCCTCTCGGGTAGCCGTTAGATTTGACGACAATCTGCTAGTTATATCGCGAATCTTTTAAATAAACCTTTTAAATAATTAGAAGGCCTAGTATTTTGTGATGTGTGATTTGTTCGAGTCCAAATAACATGcatatgaaatgaaattttgaTTCTTTATTCGTAAATCAAAGCTCAAAAAGATGGTTGTCCATAAAGTCTCTTCCGTTGAATTCACCTCTCTCGCGCCCAATCCTAAACTAGAACATGAACGAATCTTTCAATTGCACACATGTTGGTTCGTAGCATTATTTGTGTCCATGATACACGTGATTAGTGAAGATAATTGGCGCTAATTTCGTGTAATTATGTTGCTAATTAACCAAATTAATACACACTACTTTCAATCTATCTTCTTCAAGTCTATTCCGACACGTCAACCGAACCGAAAGATCTATAAATTCGAATCGAGCCCCAACCCATTTGGCCCGTCAGATGGTAAAACGACCCGCCTAACCCCAGAAACGACGCCACCAACTTCCCCCTTAGTCTTCTCGAATCTTCGTCTCTTCCGGCGTCGCATCGTTTCTCCTCCCAATTCGccccccaaaacccaaaattagggttttcctTACCCAATTCTTCCTCCCAATTCGCCCAATTTACATGCTATGCCAAGGCCGCGCCATGTCCGATCGGACTTGTAGGGTTTCAGCTCGGACCGGGCTGTCCGATGCCGCCGATTCGCAAACATTCTAGAGGAGCGAAATCGGGTGAATCCATGGGGAATTCGAAGCCTGGGTCCGACCAAGAGTCGTGCTCGAGATCGATCAGCGAGACCGTGAACGGGTCGCACCGGTTCACGATAAAGGGGTATTCGTTGGCCAAAGGTATGGGCGCTGGGAAGTACCTGATGAGCGATACGTTCGCAGTGGGCGGATACGATTGGGCAATTTACTTTTACCCCGACGGTAAAAACCCGGAGGATAGCAACGCCTACGTCTCGGTTTTCATTGCTTTGGTTAGTGAGGGTACGGATGTGAGGGCTTTGTTCGAGCTGACGTTGGTGGACCAGACGGATAGTGGGAAGGACAAGGTGCACAGTCACTTTGATCGCGCGCTCGAGGGCGGACCGTACACGCTGAAGTACAGAGGCAGTATGTGGTATGTGTTTTAATGGGTTAATTGGCGGGTTTTTGTGCCgtaaagttttgatttttatgATAAAATTGAGTGCATTCCTGTTGAATTGTGGGTTAGGGATaggttttaatgtgttttatatgAAAGAATGGTAATTTAGCAGCTTGGTGATCAATTGGGTAATTTGGATTTGAAGGTGACTGGTATGGTGTTGAATTGGGGAATGTAAAGATGAATATTGTGTTTTTTCAGTGGGTCTGTATGTGATTACGCTAGATAAGCATGCTTCTTGTTATATTGGGGGCTTTTCGCTTAAGTGGTAGAGAGCTCTGCAGCATAGGTGTCCAGTCCTTAGGCTTGCTTTGAATAAATGAGagagttaaaaattaaaatgcataaAACTGTAGGAAAAAACTTCAATGGATACTAATTTTGTTAGGTATATCATTGTTTAGACTGATGTATGAATTTGTATGTTCATCCAAATCTTAAAATGAATCATTCTACTTCGGTTTTCTTTTCACATTGTTATTAGTAAAACTTTGAATTGTACATTTATTTAATAAATCACTTGGAAAATCAACACATCTAAAGAACACAGGCTGATTTAGATTGGGATTTTTTTTCTCCGTAGAAAATGTAAAACAGAACCAGAGATTGAATTCAGGGGTCTGATTGAGACCCGAGACACACCACTTTAGAAATGTTAtttatagataaattattttgttCGATGATTATTATTCAGATTAAACATTATATTTTGGAAAAACCTAACATTTCATTATCTGTGTCTACACTATTGTTTAACAGAAGACTACTTGTCAACTGTTTTTGCAAAGTTCTAATTTGAGAAGTTCATCATTTATCGTTTATCAGACTGTCTATAGATTCCTTGCAGTTTCTGTAACCTATTTTCCAATTTTGGTTCAGCTTACTAATTTGCGAATATTGGGAGTTTATGTTCAGGTAGGAACCCTCTGCAAGTTTCCGTAATTAGATTTACTCTTGTCATTTCAGGGGTTACAAGAAATTCTTCAGAAGATCACTCCTAGAAACTTCTGAGTTCCTTAAGGATGATTGCCTTGTATTGAACTGCACTGTTGGAGTTGTAAGAACTCGCCTTGAGCAACCAAAACAATTTACAATCACTGTTCCATCATCAGACATGGGACGAGACCTGAAGGACTTTCTAGATTCTGAAGCTGGTTGTGACATAGTTTTTCAGGTTGGTGATGAACAGTTTAAAGCTCACAAGTTGATACTTGCTGCTAGGTCTCGTGTATTTAGAGCGCAGTTTTATGGACTTG from Malus domestica chromosome 01, GDT2T_hap1 includes:
- the LOC114824449 gene encoding BTB/POZ and MATH domain-containing protein 3-like isoform X1 gives rise to the protein MPPIRKHSRGAKSGESMGNSKPGSDQESCSRSISETVNGSHRFTIKGYSLAKGMGAGKYLMSDTFAVGGYDWAIYFYPDGKNPEDSNAYVSVFIALVSEGTDVRALFELTLVDQTDSGKDKVHSHFDRALEGGPYTLKYRGSMWGYKKFFRRSLLETSEFLKDDCLVLNCTVGVVRTRLEQPKQFTITVPSSDMGRDLKDFLDSEAGCDIVFQVGDEQFKAHKLILAARSRVFRAQFYGLVGDCNVHKVVVEDVEPFIFKAMLLFIYTDKFPDIHEVMGSSPLCTFTVMVQHLLAAADLYNLDRLKLLCESKLCKEITTETVATTLALAEQHQCRQLKDVCLKFAANPSNLGAVMQSDGYKHLEESCPSMLVELLETFASVDDNSSLLSSRKRSGSSIYGLDLPADGGGTVAESANPNGRRVRRRY
- the LOC114824444 gene encoding probable methyltransferase PMT11 yields the protein MTILGNGDWLRIPLILKVCGIVMMAVTFFYFGKHWSDGSQQLLFFTTTTSRAPSAVSVSPNLDKPFNLSALINETLAPPPLLPSPPPPDVVQRFGIVDENGTMSDDFEVGDFDPDEVVENWGGQNGTVAESEGSGSGRVSVERFELCPKSMSEYIPCLDNVEVVKRLKSTAKGERFERHCPEAGRGLNCLVPAPKSYKSPIPWPKSRDEVWFFNVPHTKLVEDKGGQNWIIRQKNKFKFPGGGTQFIHGADGYLTDISKAVPDITFGQHVRVVLDVGCGVASFGAYLLSRDVLTMSVAPKDVHENQIQFALERGVPAMVAAFATHRLLYPSQAFDLIHCSRCRINWTRDDGILLLEVNRMLRAGGYFAWAAQPVYKHEEVLEEQWQEMLNLTTRLCWELVSKQGYVAIWKKPVNNSCYLNRDEGTKPPLCDPSDDPDKVWYVDLKACITRLPENGYGTNVTAWPDRLQTPPDRLQSIQIDAFISRKELFKAESRYCHELVGGYVRGLKWKKFRLRNVMDMRAGFGGFAAALIEHDLNCWVMNVVPVSGPNTLPVIYDRGLIGVMHDWCEPFDTYPRTYDLLHAASLFSIEKKRCDISTIMLEMDRMLRPGGRAYIRDSISVMNELQAIGKAMGWRVNLRDTSEGPHASYRLFIGEKRLLHS
- the LOC114824449 gene encoding BTB/POZ and MATH domain-containing protein 3-like isoform X3: MPPIRKHSRGAKSGESMGNSKPGSDQESCSRSISETVNGSHRFTIKGYSLAKGMGAGKYLMSDTFAVGGYDWAIYFYPDGKNPEDSNAYVSVFIALVSEGTDVRALFELTLVDQTDSGKDKVHSHFDRALEGGPYTLKYRGSMWGYKKFFRRSLLETSEFLKDDCLVLNCTVGVVRTRLEQPKQFTITVPSSDMGRDLKDFLDSEAGCDIVFQVGDEQFKAHKLILAARSRVFRAQFYGLVGDCNVHKVVVEDVEPFIFKAMLLFIYTDKFPDIHEVMGSSPLCTFTVMVQHLLAAADLYNLDRLKLLCESKLCKEITTETVATTLALAEQHQCRQLKDVCLKFAANPSNLGGGCYP
- the LOC114824449 gene encoding BTB/POZ and MATH domain-containing protein 3-like isoform X2, which produces MPPIRKHSRGAKSGESMGNSKPGSDQESCSRSISETVNGSHRFTIKGYSLAKGMGAGKYLMSDTFAVGGYDWAIYFYPDGKNPEDSNAYVSVFIALVSEGTDVRALFELTLVDQTDSGKDKVHSHFDRALEGGPYTLKYRGSMWGYKKFFRRSLLETSEFLKDDCLVLNCTVGVVRTRLEQPKQFTITVPSSDMGRDLKDFLDSEAGCDIVFQVGDEQFKAHKLILAARSRVFRAQFYGLVGDCNVHKVVVEDVEPFIFKHLLAAADLYNLDRLKLLCESKLCKEITTETVATTLALAEQHQCRQLKDVCLKFAANPSNLGAVMQSDGYKHLEESCPSMLVELLETFASVDDNSSLLSSRKRSGSSIYGLDLPADGGGTVAESANPNGRRVRRRY